A region from the Rhinoderma darwinii isolate aRhiDar2 chromosome 2, aRhiDar2.hap1, whole genome shotgun sequence genome encodes:
- the LOC142740678 gene encoding uncharacterized protein LOC142740678, translating to MYFVVLFPDLARMPTCWVSGCWFTPGRFQDEHELKLHCFPNSLSKIIEWLQHMGQQFENIKLLAAKIFAAKKHQQNKYRLCSLHFTDDSFIVNATGRVLRQNAVPTLFKKSSNSSTIVDESLSRKKLTKRRTAMSENPYQEFLLEAMSTRDNNPSTSFSTTHASSSTSRENNPSETLMIAGLKSFRDVETQTDFNIGNSVILSNEEYHSIINKGKVQPTQITKVLHSTPFHLHQAADFSTKGRENVEPFPSPIQSVQLPRENWTELEDLEEDQVSGVFPFTVDSLEEESNHASCVVYEDDGAVYNPKDASYNPFLVSECSLQNTAMRSINESIVDSSSFLYCVDSATMLEQNKFIVFENCLDVLIRKVKCQEKDGCPFTVTTIVKERKGSAFIIRGRCKQGHNSLLWNTQPKTGRFYSGNILLASSILCSGLNFHKFAELSKILRLAIFSEKTFYRYQSSFIFPAIQIAWLEEQNKIKNQLFQYVWLETASVTVLDTQQNTVHIQ from the coding sequence ATGTATTTTGTTGTTCTTTTCCCAGATTTGGCAAGAATGCCTACATGTTGGGTCTCTGGATGCTGGTTTACTCCAGGTCGTTTTCAGGACGAACATGAATTAAAATTACACTGTTTTCCTAATTCATTATCCAAGATTATAGAATGGCTTCAACATATGGGCCAACAATTTGAAAATATCAAGTTGCTAGCTGCCAaaatttttgcagcaaaaaaacaccaacaaaaCAAGTATAGACTTTGTTCTCTTCATTTCACGGATGACAGTTTTATTGTTAACGCAACAGGCCGTGTTCTGCGTCAAAATGCAGTTCCTACTTTGTTTAAAAAATCATCCAATTCTTCAACTATTGTTGATGAATCTTTATCAAGGAAGAAGCTAACAAAGAGAAGAACAGCTATGTCAGAAAACCCATATCAGGAATTTTTGTTAGAAGCCATGTCTACTCGTGACAACAACCCAAGTACTTCCTTCTCAACAACACATGCATCCAGTTCTacttcaagagaaaacaatccATCAGAAACATTAATGATTGCTGGCTTGAAATCATTCCGAGATGTGGAGACGCAGACAGATTTCAATATTGGAAATTCCGTGATCCTTTCCAATGAAGAATACCATTCAATAATAAATAAAGGTAAAGTTCAGCCAACACAAATAACAAAAGTATTACATTCCACTCCATTCCATCTCCATCAGGCAGCAGATTTTTCAACCAAAGGTAGAGAAAATGTGGAGCCATTCCCTTCTCCCATCCAAAGTGTTCAATTGCCCAGGGAAAATTGGACTGAACTTGAAGATCTAGAGGAAGACCAGGTAAGTGGTGTTTTCCCTTTCACAGTTGACAGTCTGGAAGAAGAGTCCAACCATGCTTCATGCGTGGTGTATGAGGATGATGGAGCCGTTTACAATCCAAAGGATGCCTCATACAATCCATTCCTGGTAAGTGAGTGCTCTTTGCAAAATACTGCCATGCGCTCCATCAATGAATCTATTGTCGACTCCTCTTCCTTTTTGTATTGCGTAGATTCCGCAACCATGTTAGAACAGAATAAATTCATCGTTTTTGAAAATTGCCTAGATGTCCTAATCCGGAAAGTGAAGTGCCAAGAAAAAGATGGATGCCCTTTCACTGTCaccacaattgtcaaagaaagaaAAGGAAGCGCCTTCATCATTCGTGGAAGATGCAAACAAGGACATAATTCCCTGCTTTGGAATACTCAACCCAAAACCGGCAGATTCTACAGTGGAAATATTTTGTTGGCCTCTTCCATTTTGTGCAGTGGGCTCAATTTCCACAAATTTGCAGAGCTTTCTAAGATTTTACGGCTTGCAATTTTTTCTGAGAAGACCTTCTACAGGTACCAGTCCTCATTTATTTTTCCTGCTATTCAAATTGCTTGGCTTGAAGaacagaataaaattaaaaatcaacTATTCCAATATGTTTGGCTGGAGACGGCCAGTGTGACAGTCCTGGACACTCAGcaaaatactgtacatatacagtaA